From one Mya arenaria isolate MELC-2E11 chromosome 4, ASM2691426v1 genomic stretch:
- the LOC128232900 gene encoding pleckstrin homology domain-containing family F member 2-like isoform X1, with the protein MVDRLVNSESNTRRIACVEQCFGSSGQPLTVPGRVLVGEGVLTKMCRKKPKPRQFFLFNDVLVYGNIVINKKKYNQQHIMELEDVKIESVEDCGNLRNGWKLISPKKSFVVYAATAVEKSQWISHIQKCVSDLLNKRGITQNTSDDSPVWIPDSSATKCMVCKRSQFSMLNRRHHCRKCGVVVCNECSKNRWLLPQQSSKPLRVCLSCFEKLSNSRSQSDQDINATVTEPCVTCDEDRASLLLMGFPAPAVTSNDESSGSDSDEEDDDAVYQGIPEDQFQSYN; encoded by the exons atggttgaCAGGCTag tgaaCAGTGAATCTAACACCCGCAGGATTGCCTGCGTGGAGCAATGCTTTGGCTCGTCAGGACAG CCATTGACAGTTCCAGGTCGGGTTTTAGTGGGGGAGGGGGTACTTACCAAGATGTGTCGGAAGAAACCTAAACCTCGACAGTTCTTCCTGTTTAATGATGTCCTCGTCTATGGAAATATTGTAATCAACAAGAAAAAG TATAACCAACAGCATATTATGGAGTTGGAAGACGTGAAGATAGAAAGTGTCGAGGACTGTGGCA ATCTAAGAAATGGCTGGAAGCTGATAAGCCCAAAGAAGTCGTTTGTTGTATATGCAGCAACTGCTGTGGAAAAGAGCCAGTGGATTTCTCACATACAGAAATGTGTGTCAGACCTTTTGAACAAAC GGGGAATAACTCAGAACACTTCAGACGATTCCCCAGTCTGGATCCCCGATTCCTCCGCAACAAAATGTATGGTGTGCAAGCGCTCTCAATTTTCCATGCTGAATAGAAGA CACCACTGTCGTAAATGTGGCGTTGTTGTGTGTAACGAGTGTTCTAAGAATCGCTGGCTGCTGCCCCAGCAGTCATCGAAACCTCTCCGCGTGTGCCTTAGCTGCTTCGAGAAACTTTCCAACTCAAGATCCCAGTCGGACCAAG atataaatgCAACTGTAACAGAGCCATGTGTTACTTGTGATGAAGACAGAGCTAGCCTCTTATTAa tGGGATTTCCTGCCCCAGCGGTCACATCAAACGACGAGAGTTCAGGTTCCGATTCAGATGAAGAAGACGATGATGCAGTTTATCAAGGAATACCAGAG
- the LOC128232900 gene encoding pleckstrin homology domain-containing family F member 2-like isoform X2, protein MVDRLVNSESNTRRIACVEQCFGSSGQPLTVPGRVLVGEGVLTKMCRKKPKPRQFFLFNDVLVYGNIVINKKKYNQQHIMELEDVKIESVEDCGNLRNGWKLISPKKSFVVYAATAVEKSQWISHIQKCVSDLLNKRGITQNTSDDSPVWIPDSSATKCMVCKRSQFSMLNRRHHCRKCGVVVCNECSKNRWLLPQQSSKPLRVCLSCFEKLSNSRSQSDQVGFPAPAVTSNDESSGSDSDEEDDDAVYQGIPEDQFQSYN, encoded by the exons atggttgaCAGGCTag tgaaCAGTGAATCTAACACCCGCAGGATTGCCTGCGTGGAGCAATGCTTTGGCTCGTCAGGACAG CCATTGACAGTTCCAGGTCGGGTTTTAGTGGGGGAGGGGGTACTTACCAAGATGTGTCGGAAGAAACCTAAACCTCGACAGTTCTTCCTGTTTAATGATGTCCTCGTCTATGGAAATATTGTAATCAACAAGAAAAAG TATAACCAACAGCATATTATGGAGTTGGAAGACGTGAAGATAGAAAGTGTCGAGGACTGTGGCA ATCTAAGAAATGGCTGGAAGCTGATAAGCCCAAAGAAGTCGTTTGTTGTATATGCAGCAACTGCTGTGGAAAAGAGCCAGTGGATTTCTCACATACAGAAATGTGTGTCAGACCTTTTGAACAAAC GGGGAATAACTCAGAACACTTCAGACGATTCCCCAGTCTGGATCCCCGATTCCTCCGCAACAAAATGTATGGTGTGCAAGCGCTCTCAATTTTCCATGCTGAATAGAAGA CACCACTGTCGTAAATGTGGCGTTGTTGTGTGTAACGAGTGTTCTAAGAATCGCTGGCTGCTGCCCCAGCAGTCATCGAAACCTCTCCGCGTGTGCCTTAGCTGCTTCGAGAAACTTTCCAACTCAAGATCCCAGTCGGACCAAG tGGGATTTCCTGCCCCAGCGGTCACATCAAACGACGAGAGTTCAGGTTCCGATTCAGATGAAGAAGACGATGATGCAGTTTATCAAGGAATACCAGAG